One segment of Thermococcus profundus DNA contains the following:
- a CDS encoding TasA family protein produces the protein MKRVFVVGLVAVLVFLAGVKFGVSYFSDVAKSENNEFSTGEFDIGISRDGSRYYDDYRIFEFGNLLPGEEKTIRFYLKNRGDYPVSTISMVLNVTDLEDGSLSKAEVLVDNTPDVGELSRYLVIKDFRVTFNGTTVTLDRYKGKSLRELNNTQLNLFSGKLPKNGAVEVTMTIQLSSDAGNDCQTDTSKVAMLITASQ, from the coding sequence ATGAAACGCGTGTTTGTTGTGGGATTGGTGGCCGTGCTTGTCTTCCTGGCCGGCGTCAAGTTTGGGGTTTCGTACTTCAGCGACGTTGCAAAGTCAGAAAACAACGAGTTCTCAACGGGTGAGTTCGACATCGGGATAAGCAGGGACGGGAGCAGATACTACGATGACTACAGGATCTTCGAGTTTGGGAATCTCCTTCCGGGCGAGGAAAAGACGATCCGTTTCTACCTCAAGAACCGCGGCGATTATCCAGTATCCACTATCTCAATGGTTCTTAACGTTACTGACCTTGAGGACGGCTCTCTCTCCAAGGCGGAAGTCCTCGTAGACAACACCCCCGACGTTGGAGAGCTGAGCAGGTATCTGGTGATCAAAGATTTCCGGGTAACGTTCAACGGCACCACAGTTACTCTCGATCGGTACAAAGGGAAATCCCTCAGGGAGCTCAACAACACTCAACTGAATCTCTTTAGCGGTAAACTTCCGAAAAACGGGGCCGTTGAGGTGACGATGACCATCCAGCTCTCGTCCGATGCCGGAAACGACTGTCAGACCGATACCTCGAAGGTGGCGATGCTCATCACAGCCTCCCAGTGA